From Hydra vulgaris chromosome 07, alternate assembly HydraT2T_AEP, a single genomic window includes:
- the LOC136082408 gene encoding uncharacterized protein LOC136082408 isoform X1, whose product MVQNNTDMNVVSSCLDATFTQKRTWVNKFPVDRIARIATVFEKYPCFSNVTMIVGEIARVLKSAVTVDSARVSLAEEIDTFLYYRIHKLVILRPLPPKSNTDTKVKHLMNYLLQLFINESSKKKKTKTGHIVLEKTIKNLYLYTTDDGDEAIVMCGEKIILHSFSFSDAVIGLIEIHYVMEIEYDPHVMIAYTIFHYILFKDESSTDT is encoded by the exons ATGGTGCAAAACAATACTGACATGAATGTAGTTTCATCATGCCTGGATGCTACATTTACTCAAAAAAGGACCTGGGTAAATAAATTTCCAGTTGACAGAATTGCTAGAATTGCAACAGTTTTTGAGAAATATCCATGTTTCTCTAATGTGACTatg atTGTTGGCGAAATAGCTCGTGTATTAAAGTCTGCTGTCACAGTTGACTCAGCGAGAGTCAGCTTAGCTGAAGAAATTGACACGTTTTTATATTACAGAATACACAAGTTAGTAATTCTTCGCCCATTGCCACCCAAATCAAATACAG ATACTAAAGTTAAGCACTTAATGAATTACTTGCTGCAGTTATTTATCAATGAAAgttctaagaaaaaaaagactaaaactGGGCATATTGTTTTGGAAAAAACT ataaaaaatctttatctgTACACAACAGACGATGGAGACGAGGCGATCGTTATGTGTGGcgaaaagattattttacacagtttttcattttctgacGCCGTGATAGGTCTTATTGAAATACACTATGTCATGGAAATAGAATATGACCCCCATGTCATGATAGCATATACAAtctttcattatattttatttaaagatgaaagCTCGACAGACACTTGA
- the LOC136082408 gene encoding uncharacterized protein LOC136082408 isoform X2, with product MVQNNTDMNVVSSCLDATFTQKRTWVNKFPVDRIARIATVFEKYPCFSNVTMIVGEIARVLKSAVTVDSARVSLAEEIDTFLYYRIHKLVILRPLPPKSNTDTKVKHLMNYLLQLFINESSKKKKTKTGHIVLEKTMKARQTLD from the exons ATGGTGCAAAACAATACTGACATGAATGTAGTTTCATCATGCCTGGATGCTACATTTACTCAAAAAAGGACCTGGGTAAATAAATTTCCAGTTGACAGAATTGCTAGAATTGCAACAGTTTTTGAGAAATATCCATGTTTCTCTAATGTGACTatg atTGTTGGCGAAATAGCTCGTGTATTAAAGTCTGCTGTCACAGTTGACTCAGCGAGAGTCAGCTTAGCTGAAGAAATTGACACGTTTTTATATTACAGAATACACAAGTTAGTAATTCTTCGCCCATTGCCACCCAAATCAAATACAG ATACTAAAGTTAAGCACTTAATGAATTACTTGCTGCAGTTATTTATCAATGAAAgttctaagaaaaaaaagactaaaactGGGCATATTGTTTTGGAAAAAACT atgaaagCTCGACAGACACTTGATTGA